The proteins below are encoded in one region of Corvus hawaiiensis isolate bCorHaw1 chromosome 3, bCorHaw1.pri.cur, whole genome shotgun sequence:
- the LOC125322365 gene encoding TOG array regulator of axonemal microtubules protein 2-like, giving the protein MKKKGMETQKDEHPSVEKPVKKRSDGSKKPQATLPSSKRVKSTSDGRLLRRPKAQVTLPPAVEETESLQKLYNLLEAKEFKTRMEGVALLLDLCKSSPQLVSTNTVQIFDYFVPRLGDTHKKVKQKALDVLAEIIGILKDGLNPVIICLVEGITNNLNSKDPGVYAAAVKALEESMAHLALVAWVYPRSPEVVQRYALPVLWSFLGNKALPVRSVNVRTVVTKLACTLYKVMGAKLRKHAASQPPHVRENLSDILGW; this is encoded by the exons atgaagaagaaa GGGATGGAAACGCAGAAGGATGAACACCCATCTGTCgagaagcctgtgaagaagaggagcgatggctcgaagaagccccaggccacattgccttctagtaaacg ggTGAAGTCTACCTCTGATGGACGCCTCCTACGCCGCCCAAAAGCCCAGGTCACGTTACCTCCGGCTGTGGAAGAAACGGAGTCGCTCCAGAAGCTGTACaatctcctggaagccaaggagtttaagacacggatggaaggagtggcactcctcctagacctgtgcaaaagcagcccccagctcgtcTCCACTAACACTGTCCAA atttttgattattttgtcccGAGACTTGGTGATACgcacaagaaagtgaagcagaaggcgCTGGACGTGCTGGCTGAAATCATAGGCATCCTGAAAGATGGCTTAAACCCGGTGATCATCTGTCTGGttgaaggaataacaaacaaCCTAAACTCAAAGGACCCCGGGGTTTATGCCGCAGCTGTGAAAGCGCTGGAAGAATCCATGGCTCACTTAG CGCTTGTGGCATGGGTTTATCCCAGGAGCCCCGAAGTCGTCCAGCGCTacgccctgcccgtgctctggTCCTTCCTGGGGAACAAGGCGCTGCCTGTCCGAAGCGTCAATGTCCGCACTGTGGTCACCAAGCTTGCCTGCACCCTCTACAAGGTGATGGGCGCCAAGCTGAGGAagcatgctgccagccagcctccgCATGTGCGGGAAAACCTCTCCGACATTTTGGGCTGGTGA